Proteins found in one Mesorhizobium sp. CAU 1732 genomic segment:
- the cmk gene encoding (d)CMP kinase gives MPSTFTIAIDGPAGAGKGTLARRLADHFHLNLLDTGLTYRAVAHRMLQYGLPLDNASAAETAARQIDLGALDREVLSVHSVGEAASQVAVIPAVRRALVDKQRAFARTPPGAVLDGRDIGTVVCPDADVKLYVTATALVRAQRRLAEIEQRGGAAELAQILADIERRDARDMGREDSPLRPATDAHLLDTSEMDIETAFQAARALVEQALARRNAD, from the coding sequence ATGCCTAGCACCTTCACAATCGCCATCGACGGCCCCGCGGGCGCCGGCAAGGGTACGCTGGCGCGGCGTCTGGCCGACCATTTCCACCTCAATTTGCTCGATACGGGACTGACCTATCGCGCGGTCGCCCATCGCATGCTGCAATACGGGTTGCCGCTCGACAATGCGTCGGCGGCCGAAACCGCGGCGCGGCAGATCGACCTCGGTGCGCTCGATCGCGAGGTTCTCTCGGTTCACAGCGTCGGCGAGGCCGCCTCGCAGGTCGCCGTTATTCCGGCGGTCCGCCGCGCGCTGGTCGACAAGCAGCGCGCATTCGCCCGGACGCCGCCCGGCGCGGTGCTGGACGGGCGCGACATCGGCACGGTCGTCTGCCCGGATGCCGATGTGAAGCTCTATGTCACCGCGACCGCGCTGGTGCGGGCGCAGCGGCGCCTCGCCGAGATCGAGCAGCGGGGCGGCGCGGCGGAACTGGCCCAAATTCTGGCCGACATCGAGCGTCGCGACGCGCGCGACATGGGCCGCGAGGACTCCCCGTTGCGTCCCGCAACCGACGCGCACTTGCTCGACACGAGCGAAATGGATATAGAGACCGCGTTCCAGGCGGCCCGCGCATTGGTCGAACAGGCGCTGGCCCGCCGGAACGCGGACTGA
- the rhuM gene encoding RhuM family protein, with product MTESADGPVRLVEDAETGDRFLVYAAKSGPRLDIRFEGETLWMTQAQIAELFGVDRSVVTKHLSNLYQEGELEAEGTSAKIAQVRFEGARQITRLLEHYNLDAVISVGYRVSSGQATVFRRWATSVLVQFAKKGFVVDAARLKQPDNSGRIAELRDIIRDLRSDEANLYRELRNICAMCQDYDPASSAAHEFYRRTQANLVFAVTSHTPAEIVADRADHAAEHMGLQTWPNDNIRKTDVAVSKNYLTPPEVRELNRLTTILLDIFEDQLDLGRLVIMQDAQDLLDRQLEQLGRPVLRSGGSTKSSDARRKAEAEYEKFDQSRKIERQNDADGRIAALAKEAKGLPRTSGR from the coding sequence ATGACCGAAAGCGCTGACGGCCCCGTGAGACTTGTGGAAGATGCCGAAACCGGAGATCGGTTTCTCGTCTACGCCGCAAAAAGCGGGCCGCGCCTCGATATACGCTTCGAAGGCGAAACGCTCTGGATGACACAGGCGCAGATCGCAGAACTGTTTGGTGTCGATCGGTCTGTGGTCACAAAACACCTCTCCAACCTGTATCAGGAGGGAGAGTTGGAGGCAGAGGGAACTAGTGCAAAAATTGCACAGGTTCGATTCGAAGGCGCCCGACAGATCACCCGGCTGCTGGAGCACTACAATCTGGATGCCGTCATCTCGGTCGGCTACCGGGTGTCGTCGGGCCAGGCCACGGTCTTTCGTCGGTGGGCGACCAGCGTGCTCGTACAGTTCGCAAAAAAGGGGTTTGTCGTGGATGCGGCGCGCCTCAAGCAGCCCGACAATTCAGGCCGAATTGCCGAACTGCGCGACATCATTCGCGATTTGCGATCGGATGAGGCGAACCTCTACCGCGAACTGCGCAACATCTGCGCGATGTGCCAGGACTATGACCCCGCCAGCAGCGCGGCTCATGAATTCTATCGCAGGACGCAGGCCAATCTCGTCTTCGCGGTAACCTCCCATACCCCGGCTGAGATCGTAGCCGATCGGGCAGATCACGCGGCTGAACATATGGGATTGCAGACGTGGCCAAACGACAACATCCGAAAAACCGACGTCGCCGTCTCGAAGAACTACCTGACACCGCCTGAAGTGCGGGAGTTGAACCGGCTGACGACGATCCTGCTTGATATTTTCGAGGATCAACTCGACCTCGGGCGGCTTGTCATCATGCAGGACGCGCAAGACCTGCTTGACAGGCAACTTGAGCAGCTTGGAAGACCTGTATTGCGCAGCGGCGGATCGACCAAATCATCCGATGCAAGACGCAAAGCTGAAGCAGAATACGAAAAGTTCGATCAGAGCCGAAAGATCGAACGGCAAAACGATGCGGATGGGCGTATTGCAGCACTGGCAAAAGAGGCTAAGGGACTACCCAGAACGTCTGGTCGTTAA
- a CDS encoding SDR family oxidoreductase, translating into MSSDKVAMIVGGGSGMGAAAARKLSDNGYQVAVLSSSGKGEALANELGGLGFTGSNQSNDDLKRFLDLTLERFGRIDALVNGAGHGPRAALLEITDEQWHTGLDVYFMNVVRAVRLVAPVMAAQGKGSIVNISTAWVAEPSAMFPTSAVARAGLAAYTKLFADDFAGRNVRMNNVLPGWIDSLPGTEERREAVPMKRYGTVSEVADLVLFLASDASSYITGQNVRIDGGMMRSV; encoded by the coding sequence ATGAGCAGTGACAAAGTCGCGATGATCGTCGGAGGCGGCTCCGGCATGGGCGCCGCTGCCGCGCGCAAGCTGTCGGATAACGGCTACCAGGTCGCCGTCCTGTCCTCCTCCGGCAAGGGCGAGGCGCTGGCGAACGAACTCGGCGGGCTTGGTTTTACCGGTTCCAACCAGTCAAACGACGATCTCAAGCGCTTCCTCGATCTGACGCTGGAGCGTTTTGGCCGCATCGACGCCCTGGTCAACGGGGCGGGACACGGCCCGCGCGCCGCCCTTCTCGAGATTACCGACGAGCAGTGGCATACGGGCCTCGACGTCTATTTCATGAACGTCGTGCGCGCCGTGCGGCTGGTCGCCCCGGTCATGGCGGCGCAGGGCAAGGGATCCATCGTCAATATCTCGACGGCATGGGTCGCAGAGCCCAGCGCGATGTTCCCGACGTCGGCAGTGGCGCGCGCCGGCCTCGCCGCCTACACCAAGCTCTTCGCCGACGACTTCGCGGGCAGGAACGTGCGCATGAACAACGTGCTTCCCGGCTGGATCGACAGCCTGCCGGGAACCGAAGAACGCCGCGAGGCGGTGCCCATGAAACGCTACGGAACGGTAAGCGAGGTGGCCGACCTCGTCCTGTTCCTCGCATCGGACGCGTCGAGCTACATCACCGGCCAGAATGTCCGCATCGACGGCGGCATGATGCGGTCGGTGTAA
- the aroA gene encoding 3-phosphoshikimate 1-carboxyvinyltransferase: MNAHAKPTPATARRSDALSGSARIPGDKSISHRSFMFGGLASGETRITGLLEGEDVMRTGEAMKAMGASIEKQGDEWIIRGVGNGCLLEAQAPLDFGNAGTGARLTMGLVGTYDMKTTFVGDASLTGRPMGRVLSPLREMGVQVLDAAPGDRMPLTLRGPKRAAPISYRVPMASAQVKSAVLLAALNAPGVTTVIEPVMTRDHTEKMLAGFGASLEVETDADGVRHIRIEGEGTLTGQTIAVPGDPSSAAFPLVAALIVPGSDITIENVLMNPTRTGLILTLQEMGASIDIMNPRNAGGEDVADLRVRSSDLKGVTVPPERAPTMIDEYPVLAVAASFAEGETVMDGLDELRVKESDRLAAVARGLEVNGVDCTEGEMSLTVRGTPGGKGLGGGPNGAGVVATHLDHRIAMAFLVMGLASEKPVTVDDRAMIATSFPEFMNLMADLGARIE, from the coding sequence ATGAACGCCCACGCAAAACCCACCCCCGCCACGGCGAGACGATCGGACGCACTGTCGGGTAGCGCCCGCATCCCCGGTGACAAATCCATCTCGCACAGATCCTTCATGTTCGGTGGCCTTGCCTCGGGCGAGACGCGCATCACCGGGCTGCTGGAAGGCGAGGACGTGATGCGCACCGGCGAGGCGATGAAGGCGATGGGCGCCTCGATCGAGAAACAGGGCGACGAATGGATCATCCGGGGCGTCGGCAATGGCTGCCTCCTGGAAGCGCAGGCACCGCTCGACTTCGGCAATGCGGGCACGGGCGCGCGGCTCACCATGGGCCTCGTCGGCACCTACGACATGAAGACGACCTTCGTCGGCGACGCGTCGCTGACGGGCCGTCCGATGGGTCGCGTCCTCAGTCCGCTGCGTGAGATGGGCGTGCAGGTGCTCGATGCGGCGCCGGGCGACCGCATGCCATTGACGCTGCGCGGGCCGAAGCGCGCAGCGCCGATCAGCTACCGCGTGCCGATGGCGTCCGCGCAGGTGAAGTCCGCCGTACTGCTCGCAGCCCTCAATGCGCCGGGGGTGACCACCGTCATCGAGCCGGTGATGACGCGCGACCACACCGAAAAGATGCTGGCCGGCTTTGGTGCGTCGCTTGAGGTCGAAACCGATGCCGACGGCGTCCGCCACATCCGCATCGAGGGCGAAGGCACGCTCACCGGGCAGACGATCGCGGTGCCCGGCGATCCGTCGTCGGCGGCGTTCCCGCTCGTTGCCGCGCTCATCGTGCCGGGCTCGGACATCACCATCGAGAACGTGCTGATGAACCCGACCCGCACCGGCCTGATCCTCACGCTGCAGGAGATGGGTGCGTCGATCGACATCATGAACCCGCGCAATGCGGGCGGCGAGGACGTTGCCGACCTGCGCGTGCGCTCCTCCGATCTCAAGGGCGTGACTGTACCGCCCGAGCGGGCGCCGACAATGATCGACGAGTACCCCGTTCTCGCCGTCGCCGCGTCGTTCGCCGAGGGCGAGACGGTCATGGACGGGCTGGACGAGCTACGCGTCAAGGAAAGCGACCGGCTGGCCGCCGTCGCGCGGGGCCTCGAAGTCAACGGAGTCGATTGCACCGAAGGCGAGATGTCGCTCACCGTCAGGGGCACGCCGGGCGGCAAGGGCCTCGGTGGCGGTCCAAATGGGGCGGGAGTTGTCGCCACGCATCTCGACCACCGCATCGCCATGGCTTTCCTCGTCATGGGCCTCGCGTCCGAAAAGCCGGTGACGGTCGATGACCGCGCGATGATCGCGACCAGCTTCCCCGAATTCATGAATCTCATGGCGGACCTGGGCGCGCGGATCGAATAG
- a CDS encoding TIGR02300 family protein produces the protein MAKSDLGTKRICPETGRKFYDLNKDPIVSPYTGQTYARSYFESGTPVIEDEEEIEEKEVDVEDGAEIVSLEEADEEGKSDDLAIDDEEDVDLGDDDDDDTFLADDEEDDDDVSDMISVGDDDEES, from the coding sequence GTGGCAAAATCCGATCTCGGCACCAAACGCATTTGCCCCGAAACGGGCCGGAAGTTCTATGATCTGAACAAGGATCCGATCGTCTCGCCCTATACCGGGCAGACCTATGCGCGATCCTACTTCGAAAGCGGCACACCCGTGATCGAGGACGAGGAAGAAATCGAAGAGAAGGAAGTCGACGTCGAGGACGGCGCGGAGATCGTCTCGCTGGAAGAGGCCGACGAAGAAGGCAAGAGCGACGATCTCGCAATCGACGACGAGGAAGACGTCGATCTCGGCGACGACGATGACGACGACACCTTCCTTGCCGACGACGAAGAGGACGATGATGATGTCTCGGACATGATCAGCGTCGGCGACGACGACGAAGAAAGCTGA
- a CDS encoding Ku protein has protein sequence MAPRANWKGFLRIGELSCPVGLYTAASTSDRIAFHMLNRETGNRLHREFVDSQNGKPVERDDQVKGYEVGKDEFIVLEPEEVAAAVPDSDKTLRIEAFIACNEIDDVYLDKPYYLTPSDRHADEAYALIRDGMKAKKVAALAQTVLFRRMRTLLIRAHDDGLVASTLNFDYEVRSSKEVFDDVPSMTIKGEMLDLAKHIIETKRGKFDPSAFEDRYEAALADLVKAKMEGRKIEKRKAPERGKVIDLMDALRQSAGGGKKASTSKKAAASASKKPAAAAPRRKAS, from the coding sequence ATGGCTCCGCGTGCGAACTGGAAGGGGTTTCTCAGGATCGGTGAACTGTCGTGTCCGGTGGGGCTCTACACCGCCGCGTCGACATCCGACCGCATCGCCTTCCATATGCTCAACCGCGAAACCGGGAACCGCTTGCATCGCGAATTCGTCGACAGCCAGAACGGCAAACCGGTCGAGCGCGACGACCAGGTCAAGGGATACGAGGTCGGCAAGGACGAATTCATCGTCTTGGAGCCGGAGGAAGTCGCCGCCGCGGTACCCGACAGCGACAAGACATTGCGCATCGAGGCTTTCATCGCCTGCAACGAGATCGACGACGTCTATCTCGACAAGCCCTACTATCTGACACCGAGCGATCGCCATGCCGATGAAGCCTATGCGCTGATCCGCGATGGCATGAAGGCCAAGAAGGTCGCAGCACTTGCCCAGACGGTGCTGTTCCGGCGGATGCGAACGCTTCTGATCAGGGCGCATGATGACGGGCTCGTCGCCTCGACACTGAACTTCGATTACGAAGTCCGCTCGTCGAAAGAGGTTTTTGACGACGTGCCGTCGATGACGATCAAGGGCGAGATGCTCGATCTCGCCAAGCACATCATCGAGACCAAACGCGGAAAATTCGACCCGTCTGCCTTCGAGGACCGCTACGAAGCCGCCCTTGCCGATCTCGTGAAAGCGAAGATGGAAGGCCGCAAGATCGAAAAGCGCAAGGCGCCCGAGCGCGGCAAGGTCATCGATCTGATGGATGCGTTGCGCCAGAGCGCCGGCGGGGGCAAGAAGGCATCGACCTCGAAGAAAGCCGCCGCGTCGGCAAGCAAGAAGCCCGCAGCCGCCGCGCCTCGCCGCAAGGCTAGCTGA
- the ligD gene encoding DNA ligase D encodes MPLETYRKKRNFGATSEPRGRKARKRGNSFAIQKHDATRLHYDLRLEMDGVLKSWAVTKGPSLVPGEKRLAVHVEDHPLDYGDFEGTIPKGEYGGGTVLLWDRGTWEPVFDPEKGYAKGHLEFALSGEKLTGRWHLVRMAKKPREKRENWLLIKAEDEVAREEGDPDILDERPESVKTGRDLAEIAGEEPGWSSKTGKLDMKKPAKKTTAPAAKVQTKKLAKESDDDTLDPSSLKGAKKAALPAFVEPTLASLVSGPPSGDRWLHEIKFDGYRLQARIEAGRVKLLTRSGLDWTKKFGRDVAKALTDLPVERALIDGELVVESGAGASDFSALQADLSDGRSDRFLFYAFDLLYLDGYDLRGAPLIARKSALETLLPATGTVRYSGHFEENGEIVMRHACRLSLEGVVSKQRDAPYRSGRGKSWIKSKCSARQEFVVAGYVPSTTSRKAIGSLVLGVYDGDVLEHVGRVGTGFSASVAESLYKTLERMRVTERPFAKPLTADAARQVRYVRPELVAEVEFRAWTADGNLRHASFRGLREDKPAREIVREQMKTSVQADKPQARTVTFSHPDRIYWPDAGVTKEGLGDYYADIWRHIAPFVVGRPLALLRAPGGIDGQTFFQKHAWKGLHRSIRLVTDPKDKSDEPLIAIEDLDGLMGLVQAAVLEIHPWGSTLADWEHPDMIVMDLDPGDGVPWERVIEAARETRRRLEDLGLPAFVKTSGGKGLHVVTPLKPKADWLAVKGFTKAFADAMAADEPQNFVSTITKSKRKGRILIDYLRNQRGMTAVAPYSTRARAGAPVSMPLSWDELDPAIGSAYFTVANAPARLSSLRADPWAKFREDATALPPLKAIGTKR; translated from the coding sequence ATGCCGCTCGAAACCTATCGCAAGAAGCGCAACTTCGGCGCGACCTCCGAACCCAGGGGGCGAAAGGCGCGAAAACGCGGCAACAGTTTCGCGATCCAGAAGCACGACGCCACGCGGCTGCATTACGATCTCCGGCTGGAAATGGACGGCGTGCTGAAAAGCTGGGCCGTCACCAAGGGGCCGAGCCTCGTTCCGGGTGAGAAGCGCCTCGCGGTCCATGTCGAGGATCACCCGCTCGACTACGGCGACTTCGAGGGCACCATTCCGAAAGGCGAGTATGGTGGCGGCACCGTGCTCCTGTGGGATCGCGGAACGTGGGAGCCGGTTTTCGATCCCGAAAAAGGCTATGCCAAGGGGCATCTCGAATTCGCGCTCTCCGGCGAGAAGCTTACGGGGCGCTGGCACCTTGTCCGCATGGCGAAGAAGCCGCGCGAAAAGCGTGAAAACTGGCTGCTGATCAAGGCCGAGGACGAGGTCGCGAGAGAAGAGGGCGACCCCGACATTCTCGATGAGCGCCCGGAATCGGTGAAGACGGGCCGCGATCTCGCGGAGATTGCCGGCGAAGAGCCCGGCTGGTCGTCGAAGACGGGCAAACTCGACATGAAGAAGCCAGCGAAAAAAACCACCGCGCCCGCCGCGAAAGTGCAAACAAAGAAGCTGGCTAAGGAATCCGATGACGATACGCTGGACCCGTCATCGCTGAAGGGCGCGAAGAAGGCGGCGCTTCCTGCGTTCGTCGAGCCGACGCTGGCCTCTCTGGTATCGGGTCCGCCGTCCGGGGATCGCTGGCTGCATGAGATCAAGTTCGACGGCTACCGGCTCCAGGCCCGCATTGAGGCGGGCCGGGTCAAGCTTCTTACGCGAAGCGGGCTCGACTGGACGAAGAAGTTCGGCAGGGACGTCGCAAAGGCCCTGACGGACTTGCCTGTCGAGAGGGCATTGATCGATGGCGAGCTCGTCGTGGAGAGCGGCGCCGGAGCGTCGGACTTTTCGGCGCTTCAGGCGGATCTGAGTGACGGCCGTTCCGATCGATTTTTGTTCTACGCGTTCGACCTGCTCTATCTCGACGGCTACGATCTGCGCGGCGCGCCTCTGATCGCGCGCAAGTCGGCGCTGGAGACGCTGCTGCCCGCCACCGGCACCGTGCGCTACAGCGGGCATTTCGAGGAGAACGGCGAGATCGTGATGCGCCATGCCTGCAGGCTCAGCTTGGAAGGCGTGGTCTCCAAGCAGCGCGACGCGCCCTATCGTTCGGGACGCGGCAAGAGCTGGATCAAGTCGAAATGCTCGGCCCGGCAAGAATTCGTCGTGGCCGGCTACGTGCCCTCGACGACCTCGCGAAAGGCGATCGGGTCGCTCGTCCTCGGCGTGTATGATGGCGACGTTCTGGAGCATGTCGGCCGCGTCGGAACGGGCTTTTCGGCGTCGGTTGCCGAGAGCCTCTACAAGACGCTGGAACGCATGCGCGTCACGGAAAGACCGTTCGCGAAACCGCTCACTGCGGATGCGGCACGTCAGGTGCGTTATGTGCGGCCGGAACTGGTCGCTGAAGTGGAATTCCGCGCGTGGACGGCGGACGGCAATCTGCGCCACGCCTCCTTTCGCGGGTTGCGCGAGGACAAGCCGGCACGCGAGATCGTACGCGAGCAGATGAAGACGTCGGTCCAGGCCGACAAGCCGCAAGCGCGCACCGTGACGTTTTCCCACCCCGACCGCATCTACTGGCCCGATGCCGGCGTGACCAAGGAGGGTCTGGGCGATTATTACGCTGACATCTGGCGGCATATCGCACCCTTCGTGGTCGGCAGGCCGCTGGCCCTGCTTCGTGCGCCGGGCGGGATAGACGGCCAGACATTCTTCCAGAAGCATGCGTGGAAAGGGCTGCACCGCTCAATCAGGCTGGTGACCGACCCGAAGGACAAGAGCGACGAGCCGCTGATCGCCATCGAGGATTTGGATGGCCTGATGGGGCTCGTTCAGGCGGCGGTTCTCGAAATCCATCCATGGGGTTCGACGCTGGCCGACTGGGAGCATCCGGACATGATCGTCATGGACCTCGATCCGGGGGACGGCGTTCCGTGGGAGCGTGTGATCGAGGCGGCGCGCGAAACCCGCCGTAGGCTGGAAGATCTCGGCCTGCCCGCCTTCGTCAAGACGTCGGGGGGCAAGGGACTTCATGTCGTGACGCCGCTCAAGCCCAAGGCCGACTGGCTCGCGGTCAAGGGGTTCACCAAGGCATTCGCCGATGCGATGGCGGCGGACGAGCCGCAAAACTTCGTCTCGACGATCACCAAGTCGAAGCGCAAAGGCAGGATCCTGATCGACTATCTGCGCAACCAGCGCGGCATGACCGCCGTCGCGCCCTATTCGACGCGCGCGCGCGCCGGCGCTCCGGTGTCGATGCCGCTGTCATGGGATGAACTCGATCCGGCGATCGGCTCAGCCTATTTCACCGTGGCAAACGCGCCTGCACGCCTGTCGTCGCTGCGCGCGGACCCATGGGCGAAATTCCGCGAGGATGCAACGGCGCTGCCGCCGCTAAAGGCGATCGGGACGAAGCGCTAG
- a CDS encoding Ku protein, with the protein MAPRTFWKGYLKLSLVTCPVTMTPATTDGEKVRFRTLNRKSGQPVVSRYVDAVTGKPVDQDDEVKGYQRGEDDYVMLEDDEIDAVALESTRTIDIDTFVDADSVDWIWFDRPHYLAPDDPVGEEAFSVIRDAMEATGMVGVSRLVMYRRERAVILEPRGKGIVLWTLRYGDEVRDRGDYFGDMTKEKTDPKLMTLVKTLIDERTKPWDPSMVDDPVQERLLEIISAKKKRRKKPARARSETASEETSSNVINIMDALRKSISSESGAKPKKRS; encoded by the coding sequence ATGGCTCCGCGAACCTTCTGGAAGGGCTATCTCAAGCTCTCTCTCGTCACCTGCCCGGTCACGATGACGCCGGCCACGACCGATGGCGAGAAGGTGCGTTTCCGAACACTCAATCGCAAAAGCGGGCAGCCGGTCGTCAGCCGCTATGTCGATGCCGTGACCGGCAAGCCCGTCGACCAGGACGACGAGGTCAAGGGATACCAGCGCGGCGAAGACGACTATGTCATGCTCGAGGACGACGAAATCGATGCGGTCGCGCTTGAAAGCACGAGGACGATCGATATCGACACCTTCGTCGATGCGGACTCCGTCGATTGGATCTGGTTCGACCGGCCGCATTACCTCGCGCCCGACGATCCGGTCGGCGAGGAAGCCTTCTCCGTCATTCGCGATGCTATGGAAGCGACCGGGATGGTCGGCGTCTCGCGCCTCGTGATGTATCGCCGCGAACGCGCCGTGATCCTCGAGCCGCGCGGCAAGGGCATCGTCCTGTGGACGTTGCGCTATGGCGACGAGGTGCGCGACCGTGGCGACTATTTCGGCGACATGACGAAAGAGAAGACCGACCCCAAGCTCATGACGCTGGTCAAGACGCTGATCGACGAGCGCACCAAACCCTGGGACCCGTCCATGGTCGACGATCCCGTACAGGAGCGTCTGCTCGAAATCATTTCCGCCAAGAAAAAGCGGCGCAAGAAACCCGCCAGGGCCAGGAGCGAAACTGCGTCCGAGGAGACATCGAGCAACGTCATCAACATCATGGATGCGCTGCGCAAGAGCATCTCGTCGGAATCCGGCGCGAAGCCGAAGAAGCGGAGCTAG
- a CDS encoding DNA-3-methyladenine glycosylase — protein MTPLDPAALNTEGGFRAFCDRPASDVAPELLGATLLHGGVGGIVVETEAYEHDDPASHSFAGRTVRNGAMFGQPGTAYVYRSYGLHWCFNVVCCPGSAVLIRAIEPTHGVDEMIRRRGIDDPRRLCAGPGRLCQALAIDGGLDGHPLNRTDLVLSPALQAQHIAGPRIGISKAVDLHRRYGLAGSRFLSRRF, from the coding sequence TTGACGCCTCTCGACCCCGCCGCGCTGAACACCGAAGGCGGATTCCGCGCGTTTTGCGATCGTCCGGCCAGCGACGTCGCCCCCGAACTGCTCGGCGCAACGCTTCTGCACGGCGGCGTCGGCGGCATTGTCGTGGAAACCGAGGCATATGAGCATGACGATCCGGCCTCGCACAGTTTTGCGGGGCGCACGGTCAGGAACGGCGCGATGTTCGGTCAGCCGGGCACCGCTTATGTGTATCGCTCCTATGGTTTGCACTGGTGCTTCAACGTGGTGTGCTGTCCGGGATCGGCCGTGCTCATCCGCGCCATCGAGCCGACGCACGGCGTCGACGAGATGATCCGGCGTCGCGGGATCGATGACCCAAGACGTCTCTGCGCGGGGCCGGGCCGCCTGTGCCAGGCGCTTGCCATCGACGGCGGTCTGGATGGCCATCCCCTGAACCGCACCGATCTCGTGCTTTCTCCTGCCCTTCAGGCCCAGCATATTGCCGGCCCGCGCATCGGCATCAGCAAGGCCGTGGACCTCCATCGCCGCTACGGACTTGCCGGTTCGCGCTTCCTGAGCCGCCGTTTCTGA
- a CDS encoding sigma-70 family RNA polymerase sigma factor: MPSVPERESRRRSPERDEIVELIPALRAFARTFYRDTTDADDLVQETLTRALGAIHQFNAGTSMKSWLFTIMRNTFYTKVKVSNREAPGSADCVSGRLSTDATQEWSARGREVATAIQRLPAEQREVIMLIGVLGVSYEEAVDICGCAMGTIKSRLNRARTRLLKELDEASASSSVEKLETFPVTSPGRTDAA; the protein is encoded by the coding sequence ATGCCATCGGTTCCGGAACGCGAGTCGCGGAGGCGGTCGCCCGAGAGAGATGAGATCGTCGAACTCATCCCCGCGCTTCGCGCCTTTGCACGAACCTTCTACCGCGATACGACCGATGCGGACGATCTCGTCCAGGAAACGCTGACGCGGGCGCTGGGCGCCATCCACCAGTTCAACGCCGGTACGAGCATGAAATCGTGGCTGTTCACGATTATGCGCAACACGTTTTACACCAAGGTGAAGGTGTCGAATCGCGAGGCGCCGGGAAGTGCCGACTGCGTGTCGGGACGGTTGAGCACGGATGCGACGCAGGAATGGTCAGCGCGTGGCCGCGAGGTCGCCACGGCGATCCAGCGCCTGCCCGCCGAACAGCGCGAGGTCATCATGCTCATCGGCGTCCTGGGCGTCTCCTACGAGGAAGCCGTGGACATCTGCGGTTGCGCGATGGGCACGATCAAGAGCCGGCTCAACAGGGCGCGCACGCGTCTGCTGAAGGAACTCGACGAGGCGTCGGCCTCAAGCTCGGTCGAGAAGCTGGAAACGTTTCCCGTCACATCGCCGGGGCGCACGGACGCCGCCTGA
- a CDS encoding TIGR02587 family membrane protein, translating into MKKTPSERSRAAKPWRDLGRAAGGAVVFSLPILMTMEMWWLGFYMDRLRLLVLFALTFPLLMGLSRQIGFEDSRSWGGDFLDSLIALGIGALVSSTVLCIFGVITPDMSLDEIVGKIALQTVPAAIGALLARSQLGRSEDDETGEREEGYWGELFLMAVGALFLGFNVAPTEEMILISYQMTSWHALALVVLSLGIMHAFVFSLGFAGGSEVGPDDPWWSGFVRLTLPGYVIAITISLLVLWLFGRTDGNAFHMTAFATIVLAFPSAIGAAAARLIL; encoded by the coding sequence GTGAAAAAAACTCCCTCCGAACGATCTCGTGCTGCCAAGCCATGGCGTGACCTCGGCCGTGCGGCGGGCGGTGCGGTCGTCTTTTCGCTGCCCATCCTCATGACGATGGAGATGTGGTGGCTCGGTTTCTACATGGACCGGCTTCGTCTGCTCGTCCTGTTCGCCCTGACGTTCCCGCTTCTGATGGGGCTTTCACGCCAGATCGGCTTCGAGGACAGCAGGAGTTGGGGCGGCGATTTTCTGGATAGCCTGATCGCGCTGGGGATCGGCGCGCTCGTTTCCTCGACGGTTCTCTGCATCTTCGGCGTGATCACGCCCGACATGTCCCTGGATGAGATCGTCGGCAAGATCGCGTTGCAGACCGTGCCGGCCGCGATCGGCGCGCTTCTCGCGCGCAGCCAGCTTGGGCGCAGCGAGGACGACGAGACCGGCGAACGCGAGGAAGGCTATTGGGGCGAGCTTTTCCTGATGGCGGTGGGGGCACTGTTCCTCGGCTTCAACGTCGCGCCGACCGAGGAGATGATCCTGATCTCGTACCAGATGACCTCGTGGCATGCGCTGGCGCTGGTGGTGCTCTCCCTGGGGATCATGCACGCCTTCGTCTTCTCGCTCGGTTTTGCCGGCGGAAGCGAAGTCGGGCCCGACGATCCTTGGTGGAGCGGCTTCGTACGGCTGACGCTGCCCGGCTACGTCATAGCCATCACGATCAGCCTTCTCGTCCTATGGCTGTTCGGGCGAACGGACGGGAACGCGTTTCACATGACGGCGTTCGCGACCATCGTGCTCGCCTTTCCATCCGCGATCGGCGCCGCCGCCGCACGCCTCATCCTGTAG